From the genome of Gemmatimonadota bacterium:
TCAACGGCGGAACGCCGTCGGGCGGGAGCGAGATGACCTGGCCAATGGGGGGCTGCACGGCGCCCTCCATCGCGATCCGCACCGGCTCCGCGATGCGGGGATAGGCGAGCGCGACCCCGAGGATTTCTTCGAGCCGGGAGGAGAGAGATTGCGGGGCCCGCTCGACGGAAACGAACACGTCCCCGAAGCGGTAGCGTTCGTAGTAGGCGTCCCGTGAATTCACGAGAGACCCATAGGTGGACCGCATCGTGAGGAATCCCGCGATCCCCGCGGCCACGACGAGGGCGATCGTGACCCCCTGGCCGAACATCCCGCGGAGGTCGCGCACGAGCTTCCGGTCCAGGGCGGACAACCGCTGAAAAAGCCTCTCGAGGAAACCGGTCACCACCGGATCTCCCTCGCGGGCTTCCGCACCGGGTTGACGAGCTCCTCCTTCACGAGCCCGTCGTGGAGGGTGACGACGCGATTCGCGATGGCCGCGATCGGGGCGTTGTGCGTGATCACCGCCGTCGCCGTCCCCAGCTCGCGGTTTACCCGCTCGATCACTTCGAGCACCACGACTCCCGAACGGTAGTCGAGGGCGCCGGTCGGCTCGTCGCAGAGGAGAACTTCGGGACGTTTGGCCACGGCGCGGGCTACGGCCACCCTCTGCTGTTCGCCCCCGGAAAGCTGGGAAGGAAAGTGATCCATCCGCTCCGAGAGCCCCACGAGCCCGAGCGCCTCGCGGGCGGACATGGGGTCCGCGGCGATCTCGGTGACGAGCTCCACGTTTTCACGGGCGGTGAGGGATGGCATCAGGTTGTAGAACTGAAAGACGAATCCCACATGCCGCCGTCGGTACTCCGTGAGCGCACGGTCCGAGGCGTCGGAGAGGTCGCCGTCACGGAAACGGACCGTCCCGGAGGTCGGCCGGTCCAATCCGCCGAGGATGTTGAGGAGGGTGGACTTGCCCGATCCGGAGGCTCCGACGAGCGCCAGGAACTCCCCCTCGTGGAGGGTGAAGTCCACCCCGCGCAGCGCATGCACGTCCACCTCGCCCATTCGGTACACGCGCGTGAGCTCCCGCGCATCGAGAACGGGAGTGCTCACCCTCCCTTCTTCTTCCACCGGTCGGAGTCGCGCCCGCGGACCTTCTCGAACACGGCCTCGAGCGCACCGTCCAGGTCAACTCCCTGCTCGTTCGCGAGAGCGATCAGGACGAAAAGGACGTCGGCCATCTCGAGGGCGAGGTCCCGGTCGGGTTCGTCGGAGCGCTTCACCTTCGATCCGTACCGGTGATTCAGCTCGCGGGAAAGCTCGCCCACTTCTTCCACGAGACGGGCGAGGTTGACGAGGGGGGGCCAGTAACCTTCATCGAACTGCGAGATCCATTCGTCCACGCGGCGCTGGGCTTCCCTGAGATCCATCGCTCAGACCCGAATCACGACTTTTCCGAACACCTCGCCGGCCTCGAGAGCCCGATGCGCTTCCCCGAGCTCTTCCAGCCGAAGAATGCGGTCGATGACCGGAATCAAACTCCCTTCGAAAACAAGATGCATGACTTCGACAAACTCGGCGGGACTGGCCATCGTCGTCCCGAGAATGGAGAGCCGTTTCCAGAAGACATGCCGGAGGTCGGTGACGGCTTCCGGACCCGCGGTCGAGCCGTAACAAACGAGCCGGCCGCCGGGACGGAGGCAGCGAATCAGCGATGCCCACATCGGTTGTCCCACGGAGTCGAACACCACGTCCACGCCGCGAGACCCCGTCGCGTCCTTGAGCTGGGCGCCGAGCGGGCCGGAAAGCCGGTCGAGCACGATGTCGGCTCCGAGCTCCCGGACGCGCTTCACGTTCTCTGGGCCGGACGTGATCGCGACCACGCTCGCCCCCGCCCGCCGCGCGACCTGGATCGCCGCGGTCGAGACGCCTCCCGACCCACCGGTCACGAGGACGCGTTCACCCGGACGGAGGGATGCCCGTCCCATCAGTCCCCCCCAGGCGGTGGCGAAGATCATCCCCGCCGCCGCCGCCGTGTCATAGGTCACGTCGGCGGGGATCTGGAGGAGATTCGCCGCGGGCACGACGGCGAGCTCGGCGAATCCTCCCTGGAGGTGTTCCCCGATCACCCGGTAGCCCGGATCGGGGAGGTCCTTCCCCCGCCGGACCCCCTCGTACCATTCCCAGTTCGTCGAGGGATCCACGACGACACGAGTCCCGATGGGAACGTGCTCGGCGCCGGGTCCGACGCGCTCGACCTCGCCCGCAATGTCCGACCCGCCGATGTGCGGCATGGAAATGGGGAAGGGGAGCCCCCGCCGCGCCCAGAGGTCGAGATGATTCAGGGAAGCGGCGCGGACTCGGAGCCGCACTTCGCCCGGTCCCGGTTCCGGATCGGCCACTTCCTCGACGCGGATGACCTCGGGACCGCCAAACTCGGAGAAGATCGCCGCTCGCATCGCCCTCGCGCCCGCATGGGAGTGGTGGGTGGCGACGGACGACCGGCCCGCCGCGCCTTCAAGGGTAGGGGGTCACGGCCGGAAGGGGCAACGGGATGCGGCAGGCGGTGAATGGCGGTGGCGCCGGCGTTTCCGCGACGGGGGCGAGACAGGGCCCCCCGTCAGGGGGCGTGCCGGATCCGCGGTGCGTTCGCTTCGAAGCTTTCGCGAGGGACTTCGCGCAGCTCGACGTTCAGGAGGCGAAGCCACCGAGGTGCGCGCATCTCGAGGACGAGGAACGAGATCGCATTCTCCGACACGTTCACTTCGGCCGCCCATGGAATCTCCACCCGGCCGCCGGGACCCAGCTCCACCTGGACCTCTCCGACAAAGGGTTCGCCCCCCACCTCGAGCCCGTCCTCGACATCCGCCTCCACTTTGCTGAAGACGACGCGTTCGCCGGTATAAGGACCGGCGGGAACGGTCTTTCGGGACACAACGGTCGAAGCGCTCCCATCGAGCGGGAGTTGGAGCTCCTGGACTCCGTCGGTCAGCTCGACTTCCCGCGCCCCTCTCCGCGCGAAGATCTGCACGCCCACGGTGAGCGTTCCGGCAATCGGGGACATCGCCGCCGCGACGGCGACCGTGTCCGCGGTGATCTCGATCTCGACTTCGCCGGCGCCTCCGGACGTGAGTTCTCCGCATCCTGAGAGCAGAAGCACGCTCCCGGTCGAAAGGAGGAGCCACACGCGACCACCCGCCGGGATTCTCATCGCTCCTCCTCCACGCCGGTCGCGGACCCTTCGCCTCGATCTCCCGGAGCGGGGCCGATTGCCCACACCCGCGCGACCAACCGACCTGCTTCGTCATCCGTCCCCACTTGGCGAAAGATGCGAAGGGCGGCATCCAGCTCGGCCATTCCACGGGCCCGCTCCCCTTCGGCGATTCGAAGCTCCCCATAAGCCTCTCGCGTGAGAGCCTCCTCGAAGGGGGGAAGTCCCCCGTCGCGGATGAGATCCAACGCCTCTTCAAGGAAGACGAAGGCCTCTCCCTCTCCGCGGGCACGTGCCACGCCGGCGAGCAGTCGGTAGGTTTCCGGAAGTTTTCCTGTCACCCCGCCGGCGATCGCGTGCGCCTCCGCTTCGCGCGCGGCTTCCCCCGCCTCCAGGGCTTTCCCTTGAGCGAGGAGCGACTCACCCAGATTTACACCGATAGTGACACGAGAAAGGGGCGTGGTGGCCTTGCCGAGGGCCTCGCGGAAGTGAAGTTCGGCTCCACGGGGGTCTCCCTCTGCGAGACGGAGTTTTCCCCACCCATTCCCCACCTCGACCTCGGCGTCCGCGTCGGCGAGTTCCTCCCCCTCCCGTTGCGCCCGCTCGAGAAGCCGGCGGGCGTCGTCCAGCTCCCCCGAGCGGCGCGCGACGATCGCGAGATTCTGGAAGAGCTGCCACCTCTGACGGCGGGGTTCGCCGCTTTCGCCGATGCGCGCCAGGGCCCGCCCATACCACTCACGGGCCTCCGCCCAGCGCCCCCGGTCCACGGCGACATTCCCCCGACCGATCGCGGCAATCACCTGGTCCTCCTCCGTTCCGAGGTCTTCGGCATCCCTCCACGCGCTCTCGTATCGCTGGGCCGCCTCCTCGAGCCGCCCCAGGGTCCGGGCAACCCTCGCGGCGAGGCGGAGCGCCCGCGGGGCGCGCGCCCCGTCCCGATCCCGAGCGGCCCTGAACGCGGCGAGGTACCAAGCCTCGGCTTCCCGCGTCCGTCCGGCCTCCTCCTCCGCTCCCCCCTGTTCGAGAAGCGCGGTCACAGCCTCCCCCCCATCGCCCCGGGAAAGGGCACTGACGACCCGCGCGACTCCGGCCCAGAGCCCTTCGGCGCGTCCCGCCTCGACCTCGCCGATCCCGCGGGCACTCCGCGAGAGCGCCGGGGCTTCCACGATGCGGCCTCCCACCGTTCCCAGCTCTCCCGACCCGGTCCATCGCCGCCCCGCGTCCGGGCGGGACCCGGAGACCAGGAGGCCGAGAAGGGGAGCGAGCTCCGGGAGCCTCGGAAAGAGCTCGAAGAGCTCGGCGACCCGAAGCGTGTCCCCCGGGTCCGATCCGGTGGAAACGTTCATGGCGAGGCCTTACGGGTGCATGAGCCGTGCCGCGAATTCGGCCATGGTTCAGCCGAGGGCACTGGGACGCGCCGGATACCCCCGTTCATGCGCCCTCCGCGATCGCGCGCACGTCTATGCCATGATCCCGCACCTTCATCGTCATCGTGTTCCGATGAATCCCGAGGATCTCCGCGGCTTCCCCCATGTGCCCGCGCGTTCGCTCGAGCACAGCCCGGATGTGACGCCCCTCGACGTCTCGGAGGGAAAGGGTCGCCGCGTATCCCGGATCCGGCGCGTCGGAACGGGGGGAAGTGCGGGGCGCGTGCGCTCCCACCTTGAGATCTCCCGACCGAATCACTCCGCCCCGCGCGAGGAGGACCGCGCGGTCCATCACGTTTCTGAGCTCGCGGACGTTTCCCGGCCACGGATAGTTGCGCGCCCGCGCGGCCGCTTCCCGGCTAAGCGACGTCATGGGTCGCCCATGGCTCCGCGCGAAGCGGGAGGTGAAATGAAGGGCGAGGGGGAGGATGTCTTCCCTCCTCTCGCGAAGCGGCGGAAGCTCCACGAGCACGACGGCGAGGCGGAATAGGAGGTCCTCCCGGAACCGGCCGGCCGCCACCTGCCCGGCCAAATCGCGATTCGTCGCGGCTACGACGCGAGTGTCCACGCGCACGGTCCCGTCGCTCCCCAACCGTTCCACCTCGCCAGACTCGAGGACTCGAAGGAGTTTGGCCTGAAGGGAGAGGCTCATCTCCCCGATTTCGTCGAGGAAAAGCGTCCCTCCGTGGGCGCGGCCGAAGCGCCCTTCGCTCTTCGTCACGGCGCCGGTGAAGGCCCCCTTTTCGTGCCCGAAGAGCTCGGCTTCGAGAAGGGTGTCCGGAATCGCCGCGCAGTTCACCGCGACGAACGCCCGCTTGGCCCGGTCGCTCTGCGTGTGGAGTGAGCGGGCGACGATCTCCTTCCCCGTCCCGGATTCGCCCGTGATGAGGACGGTCGCGGCGGTGGGCGCGACCCTCGCGACCACGCGGAAGACCTCCATCAGAGCGGGGCTCGACCCCACGACGAGCCCGTCGTCCTCCTCCGCCGCCACGGGGACCGGAACCTCGCCCGGCTCCTGGAGAATGGGGAGGAGCTCTTCACGGATCCGCTCCGCTTCCGTGGGGTGGGGGAGAAGCGCGACCGCACCCGCCCGCTCCGCGGCGAGGACTCGCTCCACGGAGGTCTCGCGTGAGGCGAGGAAAAGCGGAGTGGAGGGCGCCGCCTCGGCGACCCTTCGCACGACCGCGGTCTCCACTCCCTCGTCGCCGAGCAGGAGGAGGATCGCAGCCCAGTGGCGCTCGGTCAGGGCCGCGAGAAAGTCGCCGGCCGTTTCGCACCAACGCGGATTCGATCCGAGCCCACCTTCCACCGCCTCCCGATCGGCGCCGGGAAGGAAGGCGAGCACTCCAGAACCCCCCGACAACCCCGATCTCGACATCTCTCTCCTCATCAAAGTATCACAATAAATATGCAGAATGGGGCACCGCGTGCAATAATTATAGGAAATTACCCCGCCCTGTCTCCCTTGCCGGGCTCCCCCTTACCTTTCGGGCTCGCTGCAGCCCCGGAAGCGTGTGGATCCTCTCCGAAACGCGGCGTTTCCAGCGGAGGGCCATGTCTACAGGCGAAAACGGCGGTCGAGTGGCCCACGACGACCATCATGACGAGGATGGGCCCCGTCCCGTTCACGGCGGCCCGGACACCACGCTCGGCGGGTACTTCCTCGAGCACCGCCGCCCCCCCGGTTTCGAAGGGGTGGATGGGGAGCCTTACACGGTCGCCCTCGAGGTGGAGAAAACGCCGAACCTGGCGTCACCATTCGAGGGTTATCTCGTGTTCCCCCGCTGGGCGGCGACGGGGCTCGGTGTGGTCGGCCACGTGGAGACACCCACCCTCGCGTCGGGGAGGTCGCGCGAGGGTGTGCTGGAGGAACTCGGCCAAATTCCGCTCGGCCGGGTGAAGGCCCTTCTCGACGAGGCGATCGGGAGACAGGGCCCTCGCGGCACGGGATCCGGCGATCCAAAACTGCACACCGGTGGAGTGGACGGCGTCGAGGAGAAGGAGGAGGAGAAAGGTGACGAGAGCTCGAGCTGAAACGCTTCCCTCGAGGGCGGGAAAGGAACCCGCGCGCCCCTTCCTTCGCGTCACGGAGATCTTCCACTCGATCCAGGGTGAGTCCACCTGGGTGGGCGTCCCCTGCACTTTCGTGCGCCTGACAGGGTGCCCCCTTCGCTGCGTCTGGTGCGACACCGCGTACGCCTTCCACGGCGGCACGAAGATGGAGCTCGACCAGATCGTCGAGCGCGTGAAGGAGATCGGGTGCCCGGTGGTCGAGCTCACGGGCGGGGAGCCGCTCGCCCATCGGAATGCGGTTCAACTCGCGCACCGCCTCCTGGACGAGGGCTTCACCGTCCTCATCGAGACGTCGGGATCCGAGGATGTCTCTCCCCTCCGCTCCGAAGTCCACCTGATCATGGACCTCAAGTGCCCCGGCTCCGGCGAATCCGGACGGAACCGGTGGGAGAACCTCGACCACCTCGATGCCCGCGACGAGGTGAAGTTCGTCGTGAAGGACCGCGAGGATTACGAGTGGGCGAGCCGGGTCATCGTCGAGAGGAAGCTGGACGAACGCGTGCGGAACGGCTCGCTCCGAGCCCTCCTGATCTCCCCGGTGTGGGGCGAAGGCGGTCCGGTCCTCGAAGAGCTGGCGGCGTGGATCCTCGCGGATGGACTCCCGGTCCGCTTCCAGCTCCAGGTCCACAAGCTCATCTGGGATCCGCTCGCGCGGGGAGTCTGAGCGCGATGTCCCTGTCCGGCGAGCTGAAAGGGTTGGCCCCCCGGCTCCTCGGTTACGGGGGCCCGGAAGACGATCCCGAGATTCCCGCGGGGTCTTTCGCGGCGTCGGTCGCGGTGATCCTTCGACCGGCTCAACGCACCCACGAAATTCTTCTCATACGCCGGGGGGAGTCGGCGCGCGATCCCTGGTCGGGGCACATGGCATTTCCGGGAGGACGGCGTGAGGTCACGGACCTCTCCCTCCTCGACACCGCACGCCGCGAGACCATGGAG
Proteins encoded in this window:
- a CDS encoding zinc-binding dehydrogenase — protein: MRAAIFSEFGGPEVIRVEEVADPEPGPGEVRLRVRAASLNHLDLWARRGLPFPISMPHIGGSDIAGEVERVGPGAEHVPIGTRVVVDPSTNWEWYEGVRRGKDLPDPGYRVIGEHLQGGFAELAVVPAANLLQIPADVTYDTAAAAGMIFATAWGGLMGRASLRPGERVLVTGGSGGVSTAAIQVARRAGASVVAITSGPENVKRVRELGADIVLDRLSGPLGAQLKDATGSRGVDVVFDSVGQPMWASLIRCLRPGGRLVCYGSTAGPEAVTDLRHVFWKRLSILGTTMASPAEFVEVMHLVFEGSLIPVIDRILRLEELGEAHRALEAGEVFGKVVIRV
- a CDS encoding ABC transporter ATP-binding protein codes for the protein MGEVDVHALRGVDFTLHEGEFLALVGASGSGKSTLLNILGGLDRPTSGTVRFRDGDLSDASDRALTEYRRRHVGFVFQFYNLMPSLTARENVELVTEIAADPMSAREALGLVGLSERMDHFPSQLSGGEQQRVAVARAVAKRPEVLLCDEPTGALDYRSGVVVLEVIERVNRELGTATAVITHNAPIAAIANRVVTLHDGLVKEELVNPVRKPAREIRW
- a CDS encoding tetratricopeptide repeat protein, which translates into the protein MNVSTGSDPGDTLRVAELFELFPRLPELAPLLGLLVSGSRPDAGRRWTGSGELGTVGGRIVEAPALSRSARGIGEVEAGRAEGLWAGVARVVSALSRGDGGEAVTALLEQGGAEEEAGRTREAEAWYLAAFRAARDRDGARAPRALRLAARVARTLGRLEEAAQRYESAWRDAEDLGTEEDQVIAAIGRGNVAVDRGRWAEAREWYGRALARIGESGEPRRQRWQLFQNLAIVARRSGELDDARRLLERAQREGEELADADAEVEVGNGWGKLRLAEGDPRGAELHFREALGKATTPLSRVTIGVNLGESLLAQGKALEAGEAAREAEAHAIAGGVTGKLPETYRLLAGVARARGEGEAFVFLEEALDLIRDGGLPPFEEALTREAYGELRIAEGERARGMAELDAALRIFRQVGTDDEAGRLVARVWAIGPAPGDRGEGSATGVEEER
- a CDS encoding sigma-54 dependent transcriptional regulator, translated to MSRSGLSGGSGVLAFLPGADREAVEGGLGSNPRWCETAGDFLAALTERHWAAILLLLGDEGVETAVVRRVAEAAPSTPLFLASRETSVERVLAAERAGAVALLPHPTEAERIREELLPILQEPGEVPVPVAAEEDDGLVVGSSPALMEVFRVVARVAPTAATVLITGESGTGKEIVARSLHTQSDRAKRAFVAVNCAAIPDTLLEAELFGHEKGAFTGAVTKSEGRFGRAHGGTLFLDEIGEMSLSLQAKLLRVLESGEVERLGSDGTVRVDTRVVAATNRDLAGQVAAGRFREDLLFRLAVVLVELPPLRERREDILPLALHFTSRFARSHGRPMTSLSREAAARARNYPWPGNVRELRNVMDRAVLLARGGVIRSGDLKVGAHAPRTSPRSDAPDPGYAATLSLRDVEGRHIRAVLERTRGHMGEAAEILGIHRNTMTMKVRDHGIDVRAIAEGA
- a CDS encoding radical SAM protein, which codes for MTRARAETLPSRAGKEPARPFLRVTEIFHSIQGESTWVGVPCTFVRLTGCPLRCVWCDTAYAFHGGTKMELDQIVERVKEIGCPVVELTGGEPLAHRNAVQLAHRLLDEGFTVLIETSGSEDVSPLRSEVHLIMDLKCPGSGESGRNRWENLDHLDARDEVKFVVKDREDYEWASRVIVERKLDERVRNGSLRALLISPVWGEGGPVLEELAAWILADGLPVRFQLQVHKLIWDPLARGV
- a CDS encoding nucleotide pyrophosphohydrolase, whose product is MDLREAQRRVDEWISQFDEGYWPPLVNLARLVEEVGELSRELNHRYGSKVKRSDEPDRDLALEMADVLFVLIALANEQGVDLDGALEAVFEKVRGRDSDRWKKKGG